The DNA window GGCAAGGATGCAGCTTCACATGGTTTAGTTGATGCTGTCGGTGGCCTTTCTCAAGCCATTTCCATAGCTAAATCAATGGCCAATATACCTAACGACAGACAGGTTGGTTTGTGAATACCTTTATTTTAGCAGTTAGAATGTTGTGTTCTTAGAATTTCATGTTCCTCATGGTTGTTATGCATGAGCCATATGGCAGGTTACTGTTGTGGAGCTCTCAAGACCCACCCCTTCTCTACCCGAGATTTTGAGAAGTCTAGGTGGTTCTATCGTTGAGGTAGACACAACGTTAAAGGAATTGTCACAGGACTCGACATTTTCTAATGGAGTTCAAGCGCGGATGGATGGAATCATTGAATCATGTTTCAGAAATTCGGACATCTAAACCTCAACTGCATTTTGCCATTCATGAAAAATTGCCTGAATTCCTTGTAGCCACGATAATTCTTACCAATggttttccttctttttttttttttcaaataaagttTTCATTCAGTTTGCCGTTTACACTGGAAATGTAAGCATATAGGGGTCAATAAACATGAGAGATTCTTAGGTTCATCCCAGGTGATAGAATTTCACTCTCTATCACTGAATATGTTACCTTCTAAGATTCGCATTCCATAGAAATGAACCGAAGCTATTTTATATGTTGACTAGTgcactttttctctcttttttcggTTTGGGAGAGGTCAAGTTAGTATAAAACAGAGAGAACTGCAATATTCACTCTAAGCAAAGTCTTGCCCCTAGTACAGTACAGTatctaattaaaaaacaaattacaGGACATTAGTTTTGAGCTCGGACTCTCGGAGCTACTAACAAAGTATCCCTATTATTTAAGTTCATAATTTTCTTCCAAGCTAGATTTCTTGAATTGCATCACTGAAATTGACCACAAAAGTTCAATGAATTACCaaagatattaatataaataacaaaataggTGTTCTTGTAGACTAAATGTGTACCTCTCTACCTCACAACCTTTGGATCAGAAATGTTATGCTCCAGAGCTAGCAATTGTTTGAGTCGAAGGCTTGGAGAGGAAGCCGCCAGGGATGTGTTGAGGTTGGTCAGTAGCATGTCCAACAGGAACTAACAAGTCAGAGAGGGCTACTTTAAGAGAAGAAACCTTCTCTTTAAGTTGAGCATTCTGTTGGTTACATTCCAAGAAGTAAATGATTTTTTGGGACAGCTGATGGTTCAAAGTCTGAAGATGCTCAACATGGTACTGAAGGACTTCGATCTGTTGCTTCTTTCGCATCCGTGACCTGCGAGCCAACTCCCTGTTGGAGAACATCCTCTTTTTCTTTCGGTCATCAAGGACAGCCTTTGCTTCGTCGGAATTGTTGTTTCTGTTGGATGGTGTGTTTGTTGGGGAGGACTTATGAACAGGGA is part of the Arachis duranensis cultivar V14167 chromosome 1, aradu.V14167.gnm2.J7QH, whole genome shotgun sequence genome and encodes:
- the LOC127740668 gene encoding bZIP transcription factor 53-like; protein product: MEGDDAEQVHSGIPYVTLPHYLHYPSQNQKPMLTSSFSNMEFGEDHHALKHLDPSHGLDHLPLCYSQLQLPVNNSNNPIHIPVHKSSPTNTPSNRNNNSDEAKAVLDDRKKKRMFSNRELARRSRMRKKQQIEVLQYHVEHLQTLNHQLSQKIIYFLECNQQNAQLKEKVSSLKVALSDLLVPVGHATDQPQHIPGGFLSKPSTQTIASSGA